A window of Formosa sp. Hel1_31_208 contains these coding sequences:
- a CDS encoding trypsin-like peptidase domain-containing protein translates to MKKILTLVFVSVLGGIIALSAYTLFYSNQQTTALTDDSLAPPLINAHFDTKTANLITKEYTDFTIAAENTINSVVHVKNTSLVTGQPTLQDLFFGRRATPRAQVGTGSGVIIDRNGYIITNNHVIAGSSSISVTLNDNREYEAELIGTDEETDIALLKINAEEDLPSIAFGDSDTAKVGEWVLAVGNPFNLTSTVTAGIISAKSRDLSANNSQSFIQTDAAVNPGNSGGALVNARGELIGINTAISSQTGSYIGYSFAVPSNIARKVIEDIMEFGDVQEGVLGVIGGSVNGRFAEEYGIETSQGFFVKEVEDNSGAKKAGITSGDIIKKLDNVEISKFSDLSGYLKTKRPNDVVNVEILRDDELKVVPVKLSKSDIISVEFLEMELRNLPTKIKKETDIKTGVIVQRNQNAFLYSRLGIRPGYIITGINDIEINTIEDISKFTEKYGKDVQDNIFKLEYMDRNFDKKEVIFR, encoded by the coding sequence ATGAAAAAGATTTTAACCTTAGTATTTGTTTCGGTGTTAGGTGGTATTATTGCTTTATCAGCCTACACCCTTTTTTATTCAAATCAACAGACAACAGCGCTCACAGATGACTCTTTAGCGCCGCCATTAATTAATGCGCATTTTGATACTAAAACAGCGAATTTAATTACTAAAGAATATACAGATTTTACTATTGCTGCAGAAAACACCATCAATTCTGTAGTACACGTGAAAAATACATCCTTAGTAACCGGGCAACCTACGCTACAAGATTTATTTTTTGGAAGACGTGCCACACCTCGAGCTCAAGTTGGAACAGGAAGTGGCGTAATCATAGACAGAAATGGTTACATTATTACCAACAACCATGTCATTGCAGGTTCCAGTAGTATTTCAGTAACATTAAACGACAATCGTGAATATGAAGCCGAATTAATTGGAACTGATGAAGAAACCGATATTGCATTGTTAAAGATTAATGCAGAAGAAGACTTGCCATCTATTGCATTTGGCGACTCAGACACTGCTAAAGTTGGAGAATGGGTTTTAGCCGTAGGAAATCCGTTTAACCTTACTTCTACAGTAACAGCAGGTATTATTAGTGCGAAATCCAGAGATTTGTCAGCAAATAATTCACAATCCTTTATTCAAACCGATGCAGCTGTAAACCCGGGGAATTCTGGAGGTGCACTCGTAAATGCGAGAGGTGAATTAATTGGTATCAACACAGCGATTAGCTCTCAAACAGGATCATATATTGGCTACTCATTTGCAGTACCAAGTAATATTGCACGTAAAGTCATAGAGGATATTATGGAATTTGGTGATGTCCAGGAGGGTGTTTTAGGTGTAATTGGAGGATCTGTTAATGGTCGATTTGCAGAAGAATACGGCATAGAAACCTCACAAGGGTTTTTCGTTAAAGAGGTTGAAGATAATTCAGGCGCAAAAAAAGCTGGCATTACAAGTGGCGATATTATAAAAAAATTAGATAACGTAGAAATTTCTAAGTTTTCAGATCTGAGCGGATACTTAAAAACTAAGCGCCCTAATGATGTCGTTAATGTCGAGATTTTGAGAGATGATGAACTTAAAGTCGTCCCAGTTAAGCTCTCTAAAAGCGATATTATTAGTGTGGAGTTTCTAGAAATGGAACTGCGGAATCTTCCAACAAAAATTAAAAAAGAAACTGATATTAAAACTGGTGTAATTGTTCAAAGAAACCAAAACGCTTTCCTATACTCCAGACTAGGAATTCGTCCTGGATATATTATAACAGGAATTAATGATATTGAGATTAATACCATTGAGGATATTTCAAAATTTACAGAGAAATATGGCAAAGATGTTCAAGATAACATTTTTAAACTGGAGTATATGGATAGGAACTTCGACAAAAAAGAGGTCATATTTAGATAG
- a CDS encoding glyceraldehyde-3-phosphate dehydrogenase, giving the protein MSLNGTYEKELAFQADRRRATVEFIKIVSDLWYDKSIELVIFRNQLIDRNVSEILNLHEYAGAFVQKPISIFDSVEIAQAIKNMDLPPAKLDIGKLTYEFHLEDQKYSNATGFVTAKLKDAKKSKEIQPKDVVLYGFGRIGRLVARELMTRTGKGSQLRLRAIVTRGVIDSVVLEKRASLLRNDSVHGDFSGTVTADIENKALIINGTTVNVISANAPEDIDYTTYGISDALVIDNTGAFRDDKALARHLKSKGVNKVLLTAPGKGIPNIVHGVNHLEHNPDKVDIFSAASCTTNAITPILKAVEDSFGVVSGHLETIHAYTNDQNLVDNFHNKYRRGRAAGLNMVITETGAGQAVSKALPSLEGKLTSNAIRVPVPNGSLAILNLELEKKTSIDGINTIMKKYALEGDLVEQIKYEMSDELVSSDIVGSSAPSIYDSKATIMRGDGKNVILYIWYDNEYGYSHQVIRLAKYIAKVRRFSYY; this is encoded by the coding sequence ATGAGTCTAAACGGAACCTATGAAAAAGAACTCGCTTTTCAGGCAGATCGCCGGAGAGCAACCGTAGAATTTATAAAAATCGTTAGCGACCTGTGGTATGACAAGTCGATCGAACTAGTTATATTCAGAAATCAGCTCATCGATCGTAATGTAAGCGAAATATTAAATTTGCATGAATATGCCGGCGCGTTTGTACAAAAACCTATTTCTATTTTTGATTCTGTTGAAATTGCGCAAGCGATAAAAAACATGGATCTTCCTCCTGCAAAATTAGACATTGGAAAATTGACGTATGAGTTTCATCTCGAAGATCAAAAATACAGTAATGCTACCGGATTTGTTACCGCTAAGTTAAAGGACGCCAAAAAATCAAAAGAGATACAACCCAAAGATGTTGTGCTTTACGGTTTTGGACGTATCGGACGATTAGTGGCCAGAGAATTAATGACAAGAACTGGAAAAGGAAGTCAATTGCGTTTAAGAGCGATTGTTACCCGTGGTGTTATTGATAGTGTTGTTTTAGAGAAAAGAGCATCTTTGTTGAGGAATGATTCAGTTCATGGTGATTTTTCAGGAACAGTTACAGCCGATATAGAAAATAAAGCTTTAATTATTAATGGCACTACAGTTAATGTTATTTCTGCAAACGCACCAGAAGATATAGACTATACTACCTATGGAATTAGCGATGCATTAGTGATTGATAATACTGGTGCCTTTAGAGATGATAAAGCATTGGCAAGGCATTTAAAATCTAAAGGCGTTAATAAGGTATTACTCACGGCCCCTGGAAAAGGAATCCCTAATATTGTTCATGGTGTAAATCACTTAGAACATAATCCCGACAAAGTAGACATCTTCTCAGCTGCGTCTTGTACTACCAACGCAATCACACCAATTTTAAAAGCAGTGGAAGATTCTTTTGGTGTTGTAAGTGGACATTTAGAAACCATTCATGCTTATACAAACGACCAAAATTTAGTAGATAATTTCCATAATAAATACCGTCGTGGTAGAGCTGCAGGACTCAATATGGTTATTACCGAAACAGGAGCTGGACAAGCAGTATCTAAGGCCTTGCCATCCTTAGAAGGTAAATTAACTTCTAATGCCATAAGAGTACCAGTGCCAAATGGATCTTTAGCAATACTTAACTTAGAATTAGAAAAAAAGACCTCAATTGATGGTATAAACACAATTATGAAAAAATATGCTCTTGAAGGCGATCTTGTAGAGCAGATTAAATATGAAATGAGTGATGAGTTAGTCTCTAGTGATATTGTTGGTAGTTCAGCACCTTCAATTTATGATAGTAAAGCGACAATTATGCGTGGTGATGGCAAAAACGTCATACTCTATATTTGGTATGATAACGAATATGGCTACAGCCATCAGGTTATTAGATTGGCAAAGTATATCGCTAAAGTAAGACGTTTTTCATACTACTAG
- a CDS encoding tRNA (guanine-N1)-methyltransferase yields MFKTLLFTVLALSYFSSTMAQTANNEEKLSLNSGTIDNQFEYVIRRSNSWQEYKTVKKTWLYALKAHTIDSLNAVHKELNDTQAVVAAQAGEIDNLKQSLAVTKSELEDTIAEKDSMQLFGMQMTKPNYSLILWSIVGVLFALLLLFIYKYRNSNTITKHANKSLAETEEEFEEHRRNALEREQKVRRQLQDMINEQKKG; encoded by the coding sequence ATGTTCAAAACACTATTGTTTACTGTACTTGCCCTTTCATACTTTTCAAGCACCATGGCTCAAACTGCCAATAACGAAGAAAAATTGTCCTTAAATAGTGGTACTATAGATAACCAATTTGAATACGTGATTAGACGTTCTAATAGCTGGCAAGAGTACAAAACCGTCAAAAAAACTTGGTTATATGCTCTAAAAGCTCATACTATAGATTCACTGAATGCTGTACATAAAGAATTAAATGACACCCAGGCTGTTGTAGCAGCACAAGCTGGTGAAATTGATAATTTAAAACAAAGTTTAGCTGTTACGAAATCAGAATTGGAGGATACAATTGCTGAAAAAGATAGTATGCAGTTATTTGGCATGCAAATGACCAAACCCAATTATAGCTTGATATTATGGAGTATCGTTGGTGTACTTTTTGCGTTATTACTATTATTTATTTATAAATACAGAAATAGTAATACCATCACGAAGCATGCAAACAAATCACTCGCTGAAACTGAAGAAGAATTTGAAGAGCATAGACGCAATGCTTTAGAACGTGAACAAAAAGTAAGACGTCAGTTGCAAGACATGATTAATGAACAGAAAAAAGGTTAA
- a CDS encoding GNAT family N-acetyltransferase — protein MTITRAKLKDLDVLACLFDAYRVFYKQESHVTSAKRFIKKRLIHNDSIIYLAYHDDKAVGFTQLYPLFSSVAMKSMYLLNDLYVDTNYRGQGIGKALINRAKHLCHSENNKGLAIQTAHDNPAQHLYEQLGFIKDVDLHFFWSAQSKTL, from the coding sequence ATGACAATAACTCGAGCAAAACTAAAAGATTTAGATGTGTTAGCCTGCCTTTTTGATGCCTATCGCGTATTTTATAAACAAGAATCTCATGTGACAAGTGCGAAACGTTTTATAAAAAAACGCTTAATCCATAACGATTCTATTATTTATTTGGCTTATCACGATGACAAAGCTGTGGGGTTTACCCAACTCTATCCATTATTCTCTTCTGTTGCAATGAAATCTATGTATCTGCTTAACGATTTGTATGTGGATACAAATTATCGAGGTCAAGGTATTGGTAAAGCCTTAATTAATCGCGCCAAGCATTTATGCCATTCAGAAAACAATAAGGGCTTAGCGATACAAACAGCTCATGATAATCCTGCTCAACATTTGTATGAACAACTCGGCTTTATTAAAGACGTGGATCTACACTTTTTTTGGTCAGCACAAAGCAAAACGCTATGA
- a CDS encoding DUF2834 domain-containing protein — translation MKFKHLYLILAITGLAFTWFYNIQFYLTETDTSLINFINLTKTTLPAQSIIADISVVVVTFLVWMTYESRKLKIKYWWVIFPLTFLVAIAFSFPLFLYMRANTLDAQKIKTL, via the coding sequence ATGAAATTTAAACACCTTTATCTTATCCTCGCAATTACTGGTTTGGCCTTCACGTGGTTTTATAATATTCAGTTTTATCTTACTGAGACTGACACTTCGTTAATAAATTTTATTAACCTTACCAAAACAACACTTCCAGCACAATCCATTATTGCTGATATTTCTGTTGTTGTTGTAACCTTTTTGGTCTGGATGACTTATGAATCCCGAAAACTAAAGATTAAATATTGGTGGGTCATTTTTCCACTTACCTTTTTAGTAGCTATTGCTTTTAGCTTTCCACTATTTCTCTACATGAGAGCCAATACTTTGGACGCTCAGAAAATAAAAACCCTGTAA
- the trmD gene encoding tRNA (guanosine(37)-N1)-methyltransferase TrmD, with protein sequence MRIDILTVLPELLKSPFEASILKRAIEADLVSVHLHNIRDYATGGYKAIDDTQFGGGAGMVMMIEPIDKCITKLQNERVYDEIIYMTPDGERLTQSIANQVSLKENIIILCGHYKGVDQRVRDKFITKEISIGDYVLSGGELGAAVLCDAVIRLIPGVLGNETSALTDSFQDGLLAPPIYTKPREYDGMKVPEVLFSGNFPEIEKWREDQAYKRTKERRPDLLDD encoded by the coding sequence ATGCGCATCGACATACTAACCGTTTTACCAGAATTACTTAAAAGTCCGTTTGAAGCGTCTATTTTAAAGCGCGCAATTGAGGCCGATTTGGTGAGCGTACATCTGCATAATATAAGAGACTACGCAACAGGTGGCTATAAAGCGATTGACGACACTCAGTTTGGTGGTGGTGCTGGAATGGTAATGATGATCGAACCCATCGATAAATGTATTACAAAACTTCAGAATGAACGGGTATATGATGAGATCATATATATGACGCCTGATGGGGAACGATTAACGCAAAGTATCGCAAATCAAGTCTCGTTAAAAGAAAATATTATTATTTTATGCGGGCATTATAAAGGTGTAGATCAACGTGTTCGTGACAAATTTATCACCAAAGAAATTTCAATTGGTGATTATGTCTTGTCAGGGGGTGAACTGGGCGCCGCAGTTTTGTGTGATGCTGTGATAAGATTAATTCCAGGTGTATTAGGGAATGAAACTTCTGCCCTAACCGATTCGTTTCAAGATGGCTTACTAGCACCCCCTATTTATACGAAACCTAGAGAATACGATGGCATGAAGGTGCCAGAAGTACTCTTTAGCGGAAATTTTCCTGAGATTGAAAAATGGAGAGAAGATCAAGCCTATAAACGCACCAAAGAGCGTCGACCAGATTTATTGGACGATTAA
- the rplS gene encoding 50S ribosomal protein L19, protein MNSLVKFVQDEFVTKKDFPEFGAGDTITVYYEIREGEKVRTQFFKGVVLQVKGTGSSQTFTIRKMSGTIGVERIFPINLPALQKIEVNKRGKVRRARIYYFRGLTGKKARIKEVRRK, encoded by the coding sequence ATGAATTCTTTAGTAAAATTTGTACAAGACGAATTTGTAACAAAAAAAGATTTTCCTGAATTTGGAGCTGGTGATACCATAACAGTGTATTACGAAATTAGAGAAGGTGAAAAAGTGCGTACACAGTTTTTTAAAGGTGTCGTATTACAAGTTAAAGGAACTGGTTCATCTCAAACATTTACCATCAGAAAAATGTCAGGAACGATTGGTGTAGAGCGTATCTTTCCAATTAACTTACCTGCACTTCAAAAAATTGAAGTTAACAAAAGAGGGAAAGTTAGAAGAGCAAGAATCTACTACTTTAGAGGACTTACTGGTAAGAAAGCAAGAATTAAAGAAGTTAGAAGAAAGTAA
- a CDS encoding pentapeptide repeat-containing protein: protein MNYNFTESYISNINFLDYEFIDCNLSMVKAKNATKKEVIFNNCKLVGLPFQDYTPNLISIHFIKSELYLFSFNNLKIKATTFDTCKLEQTDFTNTDLSTNPEQNRLKNAQFSKENAIRLLTHFQIDIN from the coding sequence ATTAATTACAATTTTACCGAATCATATATATCAAATATTAATTTTTTAGACTACGAATTCATTGACTGCAATCTTAGTATGGTTAAAGCTAAAAATGCCACTAAAAAAGAAGTGATCTTTAATAATTGTAAGCTTGTCGGATTACCATTTCAGGATTACACCCCCAATCTAATTTCTATTCACTTTATAAAGTCAGAACTTTATTTGTTCTCATTTAATAATCTAAAAATTAAAGCTACAACATTTGACACATGTAAGCTGGAACAAACCGATTTCACAAATACAGATCTCAGTACAAATCCAGAGCAAAATAGATTGAAAAACGCACAATTTTCAAAAGAAAATGCGATTAGACTTCTAACACATTTTCAAATAGATATCAACTAA
- a CDS encoding NADP-dependent isocitrate dehydrogenase has protein sequence MANTPTIIYTKTDEAPALATQSLLPIIKSFTKSSNINIESRDISLAGRVLANFPDFLNESQRVPDALTELGELAKSPEANIIKLPNISASIPQLKAVIKELQNQGYALPNYPDEPQNDEEKALKVRYDKIKGSAVNPVLREGNSDRRAPKAVKNFAKMNPHSMGAWSSDSKTHVSTMTHGDFAHNEKSVTLREATTVKIVHTDTSGSATVLKESFPLLAGEIIDATVMSKKALLAFLDEQVEDALDKSVLFSLHMKATMMKVSDPIIFGHAVRVFFKDLFEKHGDTFDSIGVDVKNGFGNLLEKLSELPESKRDEIREDIRFALDHGPDLAMVNSDRGITNLHVPSDVIIDASMPAMIRTSGQMWNAEGKLQDTKAVIPDSSYAGIYAATIDFCKKHGAFDPTTMGTVPNVGLMAQKAEEYGSHDKTFEITTKGTVNVIDESGAILISHKVEQGDIWRMCQVKDAPIQDWVKLAVTRARASQTPAVFWLDKKRAHDAEIIKKVNQYLPNHDTDGLDIRILSPIKATEFTLDRVKAGQDTISVTGNVLRDYLTDLFPILELGTSAKMLSIVPLMNGGGLFETGAGGSAPKHVQQFEQENHLRWDSLGEFLALAVSLEHFGNINDNDKAKILSETLDDATEKLLTNGKSPSRKVMELDNRGSHFYLALFWAEALANQTKNADLKNEFTKVYKNLKDNEAKIIEELNSVQGQPVDIGGYYAPNDDLSARAMRPSDTLNKILN, from the coding sequence ATGGCAAATACTCCTACAATTATATATACAAAAACAGATGAGGCTCCAGCTCTTGCGACCCAATCCTTATTACCCATTATAAAATCATTTACAAAATCTTCAAATATTAATATTGAAAGTCGCGATATATCCCTTGCCGGACGTGTTCTAGCGAATTTCCCTGATTTTTTAAATGAATCACAACGTGTTCCAGATGCTTTAACAGAATTAGGTGAATTGGCTAAGAGTCCAGAAGCAAACATTATCAAACTACCAAATATTAGTGCGTCTATACCACAATTAAAAGCCGTTATTAAAGAATTACAAAATCAAGGCTATGCCTTACCAAATTATCCAGACGAACCTCAAAATGACGAAGAAAAGGCTCTCAAAGTTCGTTATGATAAAATCAAAGGAAGTGCCGTTAATCCTGTTCTTCGTGAAGGAAACTCTGATAGGCGAGCACCCAAGGCAGTGAAGAATTTCGCAAAGATGAATCCCCATTCCATGGGAGCATGGTCGTCAGATTCTAAAACTCATGTGTCTACGATGACTCATGGTGATTTTGCGCACAATGAAAAATCTGTAACATTGCGAGAGGCAACAACTGTAAAAATTGTTCATACTGATACTTCTGGGAGCGCAACGGTACTAAAAGAGAGTTTTCCCTTATTAGCAGGCGAAATCATAGATGCGACAGTAATGAGCAAAAAAGCTTTACTTGCATTTTTAGATGAACAAGTAGAAGATGCTTTAGATAAAAGTGTATTGTTTTCATTGCATATGAAAGCAACGATGATGAAAGTCTCAGATCCAATTATTTTTGGACATGCTGTTCGTGTATTTTTTAAAGATTTATTTGAAAAGCATGGAGACACTTTTGATTCTATAGGTGTCGACGTTAAAAACGGTTTTGGTAACCTTCTAGAAAAATTAAGTGAATTGCCTGAAAGTAAGCGTGATGAGATTAGAGAAGACATAAGGTTTGCTTTAGATCATGGACCAGATTTAGCAATGGTGAATAGTGATCGTGGTATCACAAATTTACATGTACCTAGTGATGTGATTATTGATGCCTCAATGCCTGCTATGATTCGTACCTCTGGCCAAATGTGGAATGCTGAAGGAAAACTACAAGACACGAAAGCGGTGATTCCAGATAGCAGTTATGCCGGAATATATGCAGCAACTATTGATTTCTGTAAAAAGCATGGTGCTTTTGATCCTACAACAATGGGAACAGTTCCTAACGTTGGATTAATGGCACAAAAAGCGGAAGAATATGGGTCGCATGATAAAACTTTTGAAATCACTACCAAGGGTACTGTAAATGTTATAGATGAATCAGGAGCTATCTTAATTTCTCATAAGGTGGAACAAGGAGATATCTGGAGAATGTGCCAAGTAAAAGACGCACCTATTCAAGACTGGGTAAAACTAGCAGTAACTAGAGCCAGAGCTTCACAAACGCCAGCAGTATTTTGGCTCGATAAAAAGAGAGCACATGATGCTGAAATAATTAAAAAAGTGAATCAATATCTCCCAAATCATGATACTGATGGTTTGGATATCAGAATCCTATCTCCTATCAAAGCGACTGAATTTACACTAGATCGCGTCAAAGCTGGACAAGACACCATATCAGTAACAGGAAACGTATTACGCGACTATTTAACCGATTTATTTCCAATTTTAGAATTAGGCACAAGTGCAAAGATGTTATCAATTGTACCTTTAATGAATGGTGGTGGCTTATTTGAAACTGGTGCTGGTGGATCTGCTCCCAAGCATGTTCAGCAATTTGAGCAGGAAAATCATTTACGATGGGACTCTTTAGGCGAATTCTTAGCCTTAGCCGTATCTTTGGAGCACTTCGGAAACATCAATGACAACGATAAAGCTAAAATTCTTTCAGAAACGCTTGATGATGCCACTGAAAAATTACTCACCAACGGAAAATCTCCTTCGAGAAAAGTGATGGAATTAGACAATAGAGGAAGTCACTTCTATCTGGCTTTATTCTGGGCTGAAGCATTAGCTAATCAGACTAAAAATGCAGATTTGAAGAATGAATTTACCAAGGTATATAAAAACTTAAAAGATAACGAAGCTAAAATCATTGAAGAATTGAATTCTGTTCAAGGTCAGCCAGTTGATATAGGTGGTTACTATGCACCTAACGACGATTTATCAGCAAGAGCAATGAGACCAAGTGATACATTAAATAAGATATTAAATTAA
- a CDS encoding threonine/serine dehydratase, with protein MTKKDLTDCYNRIAPYIHNTPVLTSSLVNQAVGANVYFKCENFQKTGAYKMRGATNAILQLTEEQRSKGVVTHSSGNFAQALSKAAQNLNVKATIVMPSNSPIAKKNGVVTYGGTILECEPTIEARQGLADKIVAKTGATFIHPSNDINVILGQGTACYELLKEYPDLEIVACPVGGGGLIAGSVLAAKYLSDDCKVIGGEPFEADDAYRSLISGQIETNDTANTIADGLRTQLGHHNFPIIKNHVDRIIRVTEEEIIEAMRFIWERMKIIIEPSSAVTFAAVLKDKAQLKGQKIGIIISGGNVDVNNLPFNI; from the coding sequence ATGACCAAAAAAGATTTAACAGATTGCTACAATCGTATTGCACCTTATATTCACAATACACCAGTTTTGACGTCCAGTCTAGTGAATCAAGCCGTGGGAGCTAATGTTTATTTTAAATGTGAGAACTTTCAAAAAACAGGTGCTTATAAAATGCGTGGCGCTACTAACGCTATCTTACAATTAACAGAGGAACAACGATCTAAGGGCGTAGTGACCCACTCATCGGGAAATTTTGCGCAGGCTTTATCAAAAGCAGCTCAAAATTTAAACGTTAAAGCTACAATTGTAATGCCTTCAAATTCTCCGATAGCTAAAAAAAACGGGGTCGTAACTTATGGTGGAACAATTTTAGAATGCGAACCAACAATAGAAGCGCGTCAAGGTCTGGCAGATAAAATTGTTGCCAAAACAGGTGCAACATTTATCCATCCATCTAATGATATTAATGTCATCTTAGGTCAAGGTACGGCGTGCTATGAATTATTAAAAGAATATCCAGATTTGGAGATTGTTGCTTGTCCGGTTGGCGGCGGTGGATTAATTGCGGGTTCAGTATTAGCTGCCAAATATTTATCTGATGATTGTAAAGTTATAGGAGGAGAACCCTTTGAAGCAGATGATGCATATCGTTCTTTAATTAGTGGGCAAATTGAAACCAACGATACCGCAAATACAATAGCAGACGGTTTAAGAACTCAGCTGGGGCATCATAACTTTCCTATTATTAAGAATCATGTAGATCGTATCATTAGAGTCACGGAAGAAGAAATTATTGAAGCCATGCGTTTTATTTGGGAGCGAATGAAAATTATTATCGAACCTTCCAGTGCCGTAACTTTCGCTGCAGTCTTAAAAGACAAAGCACAATTAAAAGGACAAAAAATAGGTATTATCATCTCTGGAGGTAATGTGGATGTCAACAACTTACCTTTTAATATTTAA